The genomic stretch GCGCATGTCACCGCGGTACGCTGCACTCGTCGCCATGCGCGATGCGTCGCGCCGGGTCGCCGGACGGTGGTTCCGCCCGATCGGACCCCGCGACGCGGGTGTCCTCCGCCTCCAGGGAAACGGCGGAGGACACCCCTCTCACACCCGTCGATCGGCCGGTGTCAGCGGAAGAGCTGCTCGCCGATGTAGGAACCCTTGCGGGGTGCCGGCGGGACCGCGAAGACCGCCGACCCGATGTGCGCGATGTACTCGTTGAGCCGGTCCGACGCGCCGAGCTTCCGCTGCAGCCGCGTGAAGTGGTCCGGGTCGTTCATGTACGCCACGAACAGCAACCCGGCGTCGAGCTGCCCGTACTGGTTGAGGCCGTCCGTGTAGTTGTAACCGCGGCGCAGGATCTTCACGCCACCGTTCGCCTCGTGTGCCGCGAGGGCGACGTGCGAGCGGGGGTCGATCGCGGGCTGGCCGTGGGCGGTCGCGTGGAAGTCCGGCGTGGTGTGTTCCTGCCCGCCGGAGAGCGGCGCGCCGCTGACCTTCGTCCGCCCGAACACCCGCTGCTGGTCACTGACGACGTCGGCGTCCCAGATCTCCAGGTTCATCCGGATCTTCCGGACGACCTGGTAGGTGCCGCCGGCCATCCAGTCGGCGTCGTCGTCGAGCCACACGAAGCGGTCGTGCTCGGCGTCGGTGGTGATGTTGCGGGTGCCGTCCTTGAAGCCCATCAGGTTCCGCGGGGTCGCCTGGGTCGGCCCGGCCGAGGCCCGACCGAAGCCCAGGACGGTCCACTTGACGGTCGCGCTCCCCCGGGCCATCCGGGCCAGGTCGCGGACCGCGTGGTACGCCACCTGCGGGTCGTCGGCGCAGGCCTGCAGGGACAGGTCCCCGCCGGACAGGCCGGACTCGAAGCGGTCGCTCGGCAGGGACGGCAGCTCAGTGAGGTCCGCCGGACGCTTGCCGGCCAGGCCGAAGCGCTCGTCGAACACCCCGGGGCCGAGGCCGACCGTGACGGTGAGGGACGCGGGCCCGAGGTCGAGCGCCTCGCCGGTGTCCGCACCGACGCCGTCACCGTGGGCGGGTTCGACGCTGCCGATCGTCTGGCCGGCCTGCAGCTGCGCGATCGCGGCCGACCAGCGGGCGAGCAGCACCTGCAGCTCGGTCGCGGTGCCGAGCGTCAGGTCGAACGTCATGAACACGCAGTGCCGCTGCGGATCGGTCCGGATACCACCCTGGGGTGCACCGGCCGTCGTCGCGTAGAACGGGTGGCTGCGCGACATGTCGACCGACTCGTCGCCGTTCGCCGCCGCGGTGAACGGGTCGACCCCGCTCGCCACGGCGGACCCGGCGATGCCCGCGGCCGCGCCGACTCCGGCTCCGGCGACGGCCAGACCCGCGCCGAGCAGCCCCCGGCGGGAGACCCCGCGGGTGTCGTCCTCGGCGGTGTCCCGGTCGTTGCGGCCGCTCACGCCGTGGCGACCTTCTCGGCCAGGCGGGACAGCGGGTCCTGCAGCGCCTGCACCTGCTGCGAGATCGCGTTCGCGTGCGCCGCCTTGGCACTGGCGTCCCAGCTGTCGAAGCCGCCCAGGTCGTCGGCGTTCCGGAAGCCGTCCATGAGCGTGTTCGTGGCGTCGAACTGCTGGGCGATCTGCTTCGTCAGCGCCGGGTCGACCTTGGTCAGTCCGGGCTTGAGGTACGCGAAGGCCTGCCGGGAGCCCTCGACGTTGGCGGCGAGGTCGACGAGGTCGATGTGGCTGTAGGCCTCCTCCTCGCCGGTGATCTTGTTCGACTGGACCTCTTCGAGCAGTCCGGCGGCCCCGTTCGCCAGGTCCTCG from Curtobacterium sp. MCLR17_032 encodes the following:
- a CDS encoding Dyp-type peroxidase gives rise to the protein MSGRNDRDTAEDDTRGVSRRGLLGAGLAVAGAGVGAAAGIAGSAVASGVDPFTAAANGDESVDMSRSHPFYATTAGAPQGGIRTDPQRHCVFMTFDLTLGTATELQVLLARWSAAIAQLQAGQTIGSVEPAHGDGVGADTGEALDLGPASLTVTVGLGPGVFDERFGLAGKRPADLTELPSLPSDRFESGLSGGDLSLQACADDPQVAYHAVRDLARMARGSATVKWTVLGFGRASAGPTQATPRNLMGFKDGTRNITTDAEHDRFVWLDDDADWMAGGTYQVVRKIRMNLEIWDADVVSDQQRVFGRTKVSGAPLSGGQEHTTPDFHATAHGQPAIDPRSHVALAAHEANGGVKILRRGYNYTDGLNQYGQLDAGLLFVAYMNDPDHFTRLQRKLGASDRLNEYIAHIGSAVFAVPPAPRKGSYIGEQLFR